A genomic stretch from Candidatus Zixiibacteriota bacterium includes:
- a CDS encoding leucyl aminopeptidase, with amino-acid sequence MEVRFRDSRPESLRTELLVLPVAEKKTDQPEIRALDRRLKGHLRERIEKSRFSGADGSSLLYSTAGLLPASHLLLLGIGPEREIGTDTWRAAGARASKEASAVGASEVAFFFPPATGLEEGAGAVTEGALLASYQFNKYRSNSKPAAPLKVLTLLRPGLRRTAGLEKAVAFAREAAAGVFLARDLVNEPPSVTTARFLAEQARRHCRGNGLSVEIWGKRKIEAERLAGLLAVNRGSQEEPKFIIVRYRPETPARKRVALIGKGITFDSGGLSLKPAKSMETMKLDMSGGAAVIAAMSRLPALRPPVEVTGYIPATDNLPGGNAQKPGDVIRYLNGKTIEVLNTDAEGRLILADALAYAARQKPDYMINLATLTGACMVALGSEVAGLFSNHQPLADRVIRCARESGEKLWQLPLVKEYREAIKSSVADMKNVGGSHGGAIIAALILQEFVADIPWAHLDIAGPAFAERDTPLCPKGGTGFGVRTLLRFLTTI; translated from the coding sequence ATGGAGGTGCGATTCCGAGACAGCCGCCCCGAGAGCTTGCGGACCGAGCTCCTGGTGCTCCCGGTCGCGGAGAAGAAAACCGACCAGCCGGAGATCCGGGCCCTGGACAGAAGGCTCAAGGGTCACCTGCGCGAGCGGATCGAGAAGAGCCGGTTCTCAGGAGCGGACGGGAGCAGCCTTCTCTATTCCACCGCGGGACTTCTGCCGGCCTCCCACCTGTTGCTGCTCGGCATCGGCCCCGAGCGCGAGATCGGCACCGACACATGGCGCGCGGCTGGAGCGCGAGCGAGCAAGGAAGCATCCGCGGTCGGCGCCTCGGAGGTCGCCTTTTTTTTCCCTCCCGCGACCGGCCTTGAGGAAGGCGCGGGCGCGGTCACCGAAGGCGCGCTGCTCGCCTCCTATCAGTTCAACAAGTACCGCTCCAACTCGAAGCCGGCCGCGCCTCTGAAGGTCCTGACCCTTCTCAGGCCTGGCTTGCGGCGCACCGCCGGGCTGGAAAAAGCCGTCGCTTTCGCACGAGAGGCAGCCGCGGGCGTTTTCCTGGCGCGCGACCTGGTCAACGAGCCGCCTTCGGTGACCACGGCCCGTTTCCTCGCCGAACAGGCCCGCCGCCACTGCCGCGGCAACGGCCTTTCCGTGGAGATCTGGGGCAAACGGAAGATCGAGGCCGAGCGTCTCGCCGGCTTGTTGGCGGTCAACCGCGGCAGTCAGGAAGAGCCCAAGTTCATCATCGTTCGCTACCGGCCCGAGACACCGGCACGCAAGCGGGTCGCTCTGATCGGCAAGGGGATCACCTTCGACTCCGGCGGCCTTTCGCTCAAGCCGGCCAAGTCGATGGAAACCATGAAGCTCGACATGTCCGGAGGGGCAGCGGTGATTGCCGCAATGAGCCGCCTTCCGGCGCTCCGGCCGCCGGTGGAGGTCACGGGCTATATTCCGGCGACCGACAACCTCCCCGGGGGCAACGCCCAGAAGCCCGGCGACGTCATCCGCTACCTCAACGGCAAGACCATCGAGGTTCTCAACACCGACGCGGAGGGGCGGTTGATTCTGGCCGACGCTCTGGCTTACGCCGCCCGGCAGAAGCCGGACTACATGATCAACCTAGCCACGCTGACCGGGGCTTGCATGGTCGCGCTCGGGTCGGAGGTTGCGGGTCTCTTCAGCAATCACCAGCCGCTGGCGGACCGGGTGATCCGCTGCGCTCGCGAAAGCGGCGAGAAGCTCTGGCAGCTTCCCCTGGTCAAGGAGTACCGCGAGGCCATCAAGAGCAGCGTCGCCGACATGAAGAATGTCGGCGGCTCGCACGGCGGAGCGATCATCGCCGCCCTGATCCTGCAGGAATTCGTGGCGGACATTCCGTGGGCCCATCTCGACATCGCCGGGCCGGCCTTCGCCGAGAGAGACACCCCGCTTTGCCCCAAAGGGGGCACCGGCTTCGGAGTCCGCACCCTGCTCCGCTTTCTAACCACGATCTAA
- the trxA gene encoding thioredoxin yields MGKITEVGDVNFDAEVLRSDLPVLVDFWAPWCGPCKTIAPVIEELANEYEGRLKVAKLNVDDHPATASRYGVRGIPNLIVFKGGAVREQIVGAVSKSRLVNAVEKALS; encoded by the coding sequence ATGGGAAAGATTACCGAGGTGGGAGATGTGAACTTCGACGCCGAGGTCCTGCGCTCCGATCTGCCGGTGCTGGTCGATTTCTGGGCCCCGTGGTGCGGGCCCTGCAAAACCATCGCGCCCGTCATCGAGGAGCTCGCGAACGAGTATGAAGGGCGGCTCAAGGTCGCGAAACTGAACGTCGACGACCACCCCGCCACCGCCTCCCGTTACGGCGTGCGCGGAATCCCCAACCTGATTGTTTTCAAGGGGGGAGCGGTCCGGGAACAGATCGTGGGCGCCGTTTCGAAATCCAGGCTCGTCAACGCGGTCGAAAAGGCACTGAGCTAG
- the rodA gene encoding rod shape-determining protein RodA — MQIDRRLISHFDWTLLGFTLALVLMGVGTIYSANYNIVENHAGGLPTRQLAWLGVGLVVMTAALAVDYRYLDRVAYPFYGAMVVLLFLVLFIGHSGGGSQRWINLGFFRLQPSEPAKLAVVLLMAKYLQSDEPPRGYRLRDLWASFVLVAPLVLLTLVQPDLGTAIILSLVFLSMMLMGGLRLKSFLCLVGTGLAFLPIAWHFLKPYQRQRILTFLDPDRDPLGAGYHVIQSKIAVGSGRLFGTGYLHGTQNRLDFLPAQHTDFIFAVFSEEWGFVGCFVLVGLYFLFMLYSLRLVGRAKDRFGALLAFGVLSIFFWHVVINVAMVTGMMPVVGVPLPLFSYGGSALASMMFGIGLMINVSMRRFTF; from the coding sequence GTGCAAATTGACCGGCGGCTGATATCGCACTTCGACTGGACCCTCCTGGGTTTCACGCTGGCTCTGGTGCTCATGGGGGTCGGCACGATCTACAGCGCCAACTACAACATCGTCGAGAATCACGCCGGCGGGCTGCCCACCCGCCAGCTCGCGTGGCTCGGGGTCGGCCTGGTGGTCATGACCGCCGCGCTCGCCGTGGACTATCGCTACCTCGATCGGGTGGCCTATCCGTTCTACGGGGCGATGGTGGTCCTCCTCTTCCTCGTGCTCTTCATCGGACACAGCGGCGGCGGCTCGCAACGCTGGATCAACCTCGGCTTTTTTCGTCTGCAGCCGTCGGAGCCGGCCAAGCTGGCGGTCGTCCTGTTGATGGCCAAGTACCTGCAGAGCGACGAGCCCCCGCGGGGTTATCGGCTGCGCGACCTCTGGGCCTCTTTCGTCCTGGTGGCGCCTCTGGTCCTGTTGACGCTCGTCCAGCCCGACCTCGGCACGGCGATCATCCTGAGTCTGGTTTTCCTGAGCATGATGCTCATGGGCGGGCTTCGCTTGAAGTCGTTTCTCTGCCTGGTGGGCACGGGTCTCGCTTTTCTTCCGATCGCGTGGCACTTCCTCAAGCCATACCAGCGGCAACGCATCCTGACCTTCCTCGATCCGGACCGGGATCCGCTCGGGGCCGGATATCACGTGATTCAATCGAAGATTGCGGTCGGCTCCGGCAGGCTTTTTGGAACCGGTTATCTTCACGGAACGCAGAACCGGCTGGATTTCCTGCCGGCACAGCACACCGATTTTATCTTCGCGGTTTTTTCCGAAGAGTGGGGCTTTGTCGGCTGCTTCGTTCTGGTGGGCCTTTATTTTCTGTTCATGCTTTACAGCCTGAGGTTGGTCGGGCGGGCGAAGGATCGCTTCGGAGCTCTGCTCGCATTCGGCGTCTTGTCCATCTTCTTCTGGCACGTGGTGATCAACGTCGCCATGGTAACCGGAATGATGCCCGTGGTGGGGGTGCCGCTGCCCCTTTTCAGCTACGGCGGCTCCGCGCTCGCTTCGATGATGTTCGGGATAGGCCTGATGATCAACGTGAGCATGCGCCGCTTCACGTTCTAG
- the mrdA gene encoding penicillin-binding protein 2 codes for MTVLTGLSKQDGAPELRRRVRLLYRVVAAIFLLLTFRLGFLQIVDGERYTFLSENNRIRIKRIPGTRGMVFDRRGQLLVDSRPSFDLIFVPEDTHSPEATLRTLAGYLKRDERELLAVFEENKGRAAFDDIVLGRDVDWPTVVAVETHQLELPGVTLRVRPRRSYANGPVAAHVLGYLGEIGPRQLKALKDRGYALGDEIGQYGLEKTWEEVLRGQSGGQQVEVDALGRRVRVLHEVADVPGYTVHLTLDREMQETAYEALSGKEGTIVVLDVHSGAVLAMVSSPAFDPNIFARGVKADEWRELVKDRLRPLNNRAIQGQYPPGSTFKVIMAIAALEEGAIQPEATIFDPGFYSVGNRAFRDWKKGGHGSVDLHKAIVQSCDVYFYQTGQKLGIDRIAKHARAFGLGEKTGIELDDEKTGLVPDSEWKRKRYRQPWYPGETPSIAIGQGYLTVTPLQLANMMAAVANGGTLYRPYIVRRVESIDGATVREYGPEKIRAIALKPGTLQRVRNALRDVVQGPGGTGGAARSNVVALAGKTGTAQVVEMKGAYLKSEQLAYFNRDHAWFIAYAPADDPQIAIAVLVEHGGHGGEAAAPLARKVAEKYVEIQGRLQGQQQVRADGEQRAN; via the coding sequence ATGACGGTTCTGACCGGTCTTTCCAAGCAGGACGGGGCGCCGGAGCTGCGCCGCCGGGTCCGTCTTCTCTACCGGGTCGTTGCGGCGATCTTCCTGCTGCTGACGTTTCGGTTGGGGTTTCTGCAGATCGTCGACGGCGAACGCTACACCTTTCTCTCCGAGAACAACCGGATCCGGATCAAGCGGATTCCGGGCACTCGCGGCATGGTCTTCGACCGGCGCGGACAGCTGCTCGTGGACAGCCGGCCCTCCTTCGATTTGATCTTCGTTCCCGAGGATACGCACAGCCCGGAGGCGACGCTGCGGACGCTGGCGGGCTATCTCAAGCGGGACGAGCGGGAGCTGCTGGCGGTCTTCGAGGAGAACAAGGGCCGGGCCGCGTTCGACGACATTGTCCTCGGCCGTGACGTCGACTGGCCCACGGTGGTCGCCGTGGAAACGCACCAGCTGGAGCTGCCGGGGGTGACGCTGCGGGTGCGGCCGCGCCGCAGTTACGCGAACGGCCCCGTCGCCGCCCACGTCCTCGGTTATCTCGGCGAAATCGGTCCGAGGCAGCTCAAGGCGCTCAAGGACCGGGGATACGCCCTGGGCGACGAGATCGGCCAGTACGGGCTCGAGAAAACCTGGGAGGAGGTGTTGCGGGGGCAGAGCGGCGGGCAGCAGGTGGAGGTCGACGCGCTGGGGCGGCGCGTGCGCGTGCTCCACGAGGTGGCCGACGTTCCGGGATACACGGTCCATCTCACGCTCGACCGCGAGATGCAGGAGACGGCTTACGAGGCGCTCTCGGGAAAAGAAGGAACGATCGTCGTGCTCGACGTCCACAGCGGCGCCGTGCTGGCGATGGTCAGCAGCCCCGCTTTCGATCCAAATATTTTCGCCCGCGGGGTGAAAGCCGACGAGTGGCGGGAGCTCGTCAAGGACCGGTTGCGGCCGCTGAACAACCGGGCGATCCAGGGACAGTATCCCCCCGGCTCGACCTTCAAGGTCATCATGGCGATCGCGGCTCTGGAGGAAGGCGCGATCCAGCCGGAGGCGACGATCTTCGACCCCGGCTTTTACTCCGTGGGGAACCGGGCCTTCCGCGACTGGAAGAAAGGAGGGCACGGATCGGTGGATCTGCACAAGGCGATCGTCCAGTCCTGCGACGTGTACTTTTACCAGACCGGACAGAAGCTCGGCATCGACCGCATCGCCAAACACGCGCGCGCCTTCGGGCTCGGGGAAAAGACCGGCATCGAGCTGGACGACGAAAAGACCGGCCTGGTCCCGGACAGCGAGTGGAAGCGCAAGCGCTACCGCCAGCCCTGGTACCCCGGAGAGACCCCCTCGATCGCCATCGGGCAGGGCTACCTGACCGTCACCCCGTTGCAGCTGGCGAACATGATGGCCGCGGTGGCGAACGGCGGAACCCTTTACCGGCCTTACATCGTCCGCCGGGTGGAATCGATTGATGGCGCGACGGTTCGCGAGTACGGACCGGAAAAGATCCGCGCCATCGCGCTGAAGCCGGGAACGCTCCAGCGGGTGCGAAACGCCTTGCGCGACGTCGTGCAGGGTCCCGGCGGCACCGGCGGCGCGGCGCGCTCGAACGTCGTCGCGCTCGCCGGCAAGACCGGCACGGCTCAGGTGGTGGAGATGAAAGGGGCCTATCTCAAGAGCGAGCAGCTCGCCTATTTCAACCGCGATCACGCCTGGTTCATCGCCTACGCGCCCGCCGACGATCCGCAGATCGCGATTGCGGTCCTCGTCGAGCACGGCGGCCACGGCGGCGAGGCTGCGGCGCCGCTGGCGCGCAAGGTCGCGGAAAAGTATGTGGAAATCCAGGGGCGGCTGCAGGGGCAACAGCAGGTCCGTGCCGACGGGGAGCAACGTGCAAATTGA
- the mreD gene encoding rod shape-determining protein MreD, translating into MKLSLLFFTVGLVLLLLQTTFLHLLPLGPVVPDLVLVLCVYWGLHHPTVGAALGSFILGYSVDVVSSPILGLNAFAMSLVFLAVYMTSRSIWLHSATVSAVVVLLASLVKGAGLMLAWVLFLDAEGLWLGALRYLVLEALLAAVLAPAVFALLRRGQVYFEGLKIAAG; encoded by the coding sequence ATGAAGCTCTCTTTGCTGTTCTTCACCGTCGGCCTGGTTCTGCTCCTGCTGCAGACCACCTTTCTTCATCTGCTGCCGCTCGGGCCCGTGGTCCCGGACCTCGTTCTCGTGCTGTGCGTTTACTGGGGGCTTCACCACCCGACGGTCGGCGCCGCGCTCGGCTCCTTCATTCTCGGGTATTCGGTGGACGTGGTATCGAGCCCGATTCTGGGACTCAACGCGTTCGCGATGTCGCTGGTCTTTCTGGCGGTGTACATGACCTCGCGCTCGATCTGGCTTCACAGCGCGACCGTGAGCGCCGTGGTGGTTCTGCTCGCCTCGCTGGTCAAGGGTGCCGGCCTCATGCTCGCCTGGGTGCTTTTCCTCGACGCCGAGGGCCTGTGGCTCGGCGCCCTGCGTTACCTGGTGCTGGAAGCGTTGCTCGCCGCGGTTCTGGCGCCAGCGGTTTTCGCGCTGTTGCGGCGCGGTCAGGTCTATTTCGAGGGGCTGAAGATCGCCGCGGGCTGA
- the mreC gene encoding rod shape-determining protein MreC, translating to MLALLRKYQIPVASCACLLLSLYILTAASRGQLKSDPVGPLLLWLMRPLQVAAQAASGWVKGLHEAYWTTAGLRAENERLKKRIAQLEIERNRLLEAEATNQRLRQLLEFKASLPASGVVASIIANSASSWFQSCLINRGSADGVRKGMAVVTPLGVVGRVVDVSRRTAKVLLLTDANSGVDVFVQRSRARGIVAGSLENGTIMKYVKRSEDVQEGDRLVTSGLDGIFPKGLMVGVVTKVRKQSLGLFQSIEVAPAVRPERTEEVIVVGSELRELAG from the coding sequence ATGCTCGCGTTACTGCGCAAGTACCAGATTCCCGTCGCGTCATGTGCCTGTCTGCTCCTGTCCCTCTACATCCTGACGGCGGCTTCTCGCGGGCAGCTGAAGAGCGATCCGGTCGGCCCGTTGCTGCTGTGGTTGATGCGGCCGCTGCAGGTCGCCGCTCAAGCCGCGAGCGGCTGGGTCAAGGGACTCCATGAGGCCTATTGGACCACGGCGGGCCTGCGCGCCGAGAACGAGCGGCTGAAGAAGCGCATCGCCCAGCTCGAGATCGAGAGAAACCGTCTCCTCGAAGCCGAGGCGACGAATCAGCGCCTGCGGCAGCTGCTCGAGTTCAAGGCGAGCCTGCCCGCCAGCGGCGTCGTCGCCTCGATCATCGCCAACAGCGCGAGCAGCTGGTTTCAGAGCTGCCTGATCAACCGCGGCAGCGCCGACGGGGTGCGCAAGGGAATGGCGGTGGTTACGCCGCTCGGCGTGGTCGGCCGCGTCGTGGACGTGTCGCGCCGCACCGCCAAGGTTCTGCTGCTGACCGACGCCAACAGCGGGGTGGACGTTTTCGTGCAGCGCAGCCGGGCGCGGGGCATCGTGGCGGGATCGCTCGAGAACGGGACGATCATGAAATACGTCAAGCGCAGCGAGGACGTGCAGGAAGGGGACCGGCTCGTCACCTCGGGGCTGGACGGCATCTTCCCCAAGGGACTCATGGTGGGCGTGGTGACCAAGGTGCGCAAGCAGAGTCTCGGATTGTTTCAATCGATCGAGGTCGCCCCGGCGGTGCGTCCCGAGCGAACCGAAGAGGTGATCGTGGTCGGCTCGGAGCTGCGCGAGCTGGCCGGCTAG
- a CDS encoding rod shape-determining protein: MLDALFGVFSNDLAIDLGTANTLIYVKNQGIVCNEPSVVAVQQRNERGGKKVLAVGAEAKRMLGRTPGSIVAIRPLKDGVIADFEITEAMLRYFIQKVHNRRTLVRPRIIVGVPFGITEVEKRAVRESAESAGAREVYLIEEPMAAAIGAGLPITEPTGNMIVDIGGGTTEVAVISLSGIVFSRSVRVGGDKMDEAIAQFIKRKYNLLVGERTAELIKITIGSAYPGDEIQTMEIKGRDLVAGVPKTVVITDEEIRDSLLEPINQIVEAVRLSLERTPPELASDIVDRGIVLAGGGALLRNLDILIREETGLPVMMADDPLTAVVMGAGKALDEISLLREVAVH, translated from the coding sequence ATGCTGGATGCCCTTTTTGGGGTCTTTTCCAACGATCTTGCGATCGACCTCGGGACCGCCAATACCCTGATCTACGTCAAGAACCAGGGCATTGTCTGCAACGAGCCTTCGGTGGTTGCGGTGCAGCAGCGCAACGAGCGGGGCGGCAAAAAGGTTCTGGCGGTCGGCGCCGAAGCCAAGCGGATGCTGGGCCGAACGCCGGGAAGCATCGTCGCGATCCGGCCGCTGAAAGACGGCGTGATCGCCGATTTCGAGATCACGGAGGCGATGCTGCGCTACTTCATTCAAAAGGTGCACAATCGACGCACGCTCGTGCGGCCGCGTATCATCGTCGGGGTGCCGTTCGGGATCACGGAGGTCGAAAAACGCGCGGTCCGGGAATCGGCGGAATCGGCCGGGGCGCGCGAGGTCTACCTTATCGAAGAGCCGATGGCGGCGGCGATCGGTGCGGGCCTGCCGATCACCGAGCCGACCGGGAACATGATCGTCGACATCGGCGGCGGCACGACGGAGGTGGCGGTCATCTCGCTCTCCGGAATCGTCTTTTCCCGTTCCGTGCGCGTCGGCGGCGACAAGATGGACGAGGCGATCGCCCAGTTCATCAAGCGGAAGTACAATTTGCTGGTCGGCGAGCGCACGGCCGAGTTGATCAAGATCACGATCGGCTCCGCTTATCCCGGCGACGAGATCCAGACGATGGAGATCAAGGGTCGGGACCTGGTCGCGGGCGTGCCGAAGACCGTCGTGATCACGGACGAGGAAATCCGCGACTCGCTGCTCGAACCGATCAATCAGATCGTGGAAGCGGTGCGGCTGTCGCTCGAGCGCACGCCGCCGGAGCTGGCGTCCGACATCGTGGATCGCGGCATCGTCCTGGCGGGCGGCGGAGCGTTGCTCCGCAACCTGGATATCCTGATCCGCGAGGAGACCGGCCTGCCCGTCATGATGGCCGATGATCCGCTGACCGCCGTGGTGATGGGCGCGGGGAAGGCGCTGGACGAAATCTCGCTTCTCAGGGAGGTGGCGGTCCATTAG
- a CDS encoding SurA N-terminal domain-containing protein, which yields MLDLLRKRKRSWIITFFLGIIILVFALFYGGTKLRDPSSPDVAEVNGEPITRREFALSLQRAMERYREIFKVTLTPELVKAMNLKGAVLEELIERRLLLQEARRLGLAVTDDELANFLARIPEFHDVNRRFNKERYLQVLRANRLTPAQFEEEQRENLTVQRLYAIVLDSVRLSEAEARERYRFEREMLNLRFVRVSAGDFIASAKVTEEEIKKFYERNQESLKDPLRVQVEYLAYPFERFTAAATISEKEIEEFYQAHRDDRFHSPKQAKVRYILVRPAGPDAGQKEEARRRASRIVAEARAGKDFAQLARRQSDDPTAARGGDLGWLAQGQLPPELDKPIFALAKGEIGGPVESPAGFSVFKVEEIKPEKTQTLQEAMPEIRRALLIDKSRREAGNAADRDRARALSGADFARLAKESGATLSTTRHFAAGEILPEIGPAPDFYKNALSLGPKEISPVIEGPNAFYILRVKDRKEPSLPPLETVRSKIEKGLTESKARELMLQQANTLLDQLKKSQDLEKVAAEHGLKVEETGWFPRGATQIPKIGDLQELRGGSLGISAQKPVAERVFVQKDAAFLLALKDRRDADMAEFEKEKETFMKQVLAESRQRLLEKLKDGLKAKAKIELRIGSLEEL from the coding sequence ATGCTCGACCTTTTACGAAAACGCAAGCGTTCCTGGATCATCACCTTCTTTCTCGGGATCATCATCCTTGTCTTTGCGCTCTTCTACGGGGGGACGAAGCTCCGCGACCCGTCGTCGCCCGACGTCGCCGAGGTGAACGGCGAGCCGATCACGCGCCGGGAATTCGCTCTTTCCTTGCAGCGGGCCATGGAGCGCTACCGCGAGATCTTCAAGGTCACGCTCACACCCGAGCTCGTCAAGGCCATGAATCTCAAAGGCGCGGTGCTCGAGGAGCTGATCGAACGGCGGCTGCTGCTGCAGGAAGCGCGCCGCCTCGGGCTCGCGGTGACCGACGACGAGCTGGCGAATTTTCTTGCGCGCATCCCGGAGTTCCACGACGTCAACCGGCGCTTCAACAAGGAACGCTACCTCCAGGTGCTGCGCGCCAACCGCCTCACGCCAGCGCAGTTCGAGGAAGAGCAGCGGGAAAACCTGACCGTGCAGCGTCTTTACGCCATCGTGCTCGACTCGGTCCGCCTGTCGGAAGCCGAAGCGCGGGAGCGCTATCGATTCGAGCGCGAGATGCTCAATCTCCGCTTCGTCCGCGTCTCCGCGGGAGACTTCATCGCCTCGGCGAAGGTCACCGAGGAAGAGATCAAGAAGTTTTACGAGCGCAACCAGGAGTCCCTGAAGGATCCCCTGCGGGTTCAGGTGGAGTATCTCGCCTATCCGTTCGAAAGGTTCACCGCGGCCGCGACGATCAGCGAAAAGGAGATCGAGGAGTTCTATCAAGCGCATCGCGATGACCGCTTCCATTCGCCGAAGCAGGCCAAGGTGCGCTATATCCTGGTCCGGCCGGCCGGTCCCGATGCCGGGCAGAAGGAGGAAGCCCGGCGCCGCGCCAGCCGGATCGTCGCGGAAGCGCGGGCGGGGAAAGATTTCGCCCAGCTCGCCCGCAGACAATCCGACGATCCCACCGCCGCTCGAGGCGGCGACCTCGGTTGGCTCGCGCAGGGGCAGTTGCCGCCGGAGCTCGACAAGCCCATCTTCGCCCTCGCCAAGGGGGAGATCGGGGGGCCGGTGGAAAGCCCCGCCGGCTTCAGCGTCTTCAAGGTCGAGGAGATCAAACCGGAAAAAACACAGACGCTGCAGGAAGCCATGCCGGAGATCCGGCGCGCGCTGCTGATCGACAAGAGCAGGCGCGAGGCGGGGAACGCGGCGGACCGGGATCGCGCCAGGGCGCTTTCGGGCGCGGACTTCGCCAGGCTGGCGAAGGAAAGCGGCGCGACGCTGAGCACCACGAGGCATTTCGCCGCCGGCGAGATCCTGCCGGAAATCGGGCCGGCGCCGGACTTCTACAAGAACGCTCTTTCCCTGGGACCGAAGGAGATCAGTCCGGTGATCGAGGGGCCCAACGCCTTCTACATCCTCAGGGTGAAGGATCGTAAAGAGCCGTCGCTGCCGCCTCTGGAAACCGTGCGATCGAAAATCGAAAAGGGGCTCACGGAATCGAAGGCCCGCGAGTTGATGCTGCAGCAGGCCAACACCCTGCTCGACCAGCTCAAGAAGAGCCAGGACCTCGAGAAGGTCGCCGCGGAACACGGCCTTAAGGTCGAAGAGACCGGATGGTTTCCGCGCGGCGCGACGCAGATCCCCAAGATCGGCGATCTCCAGGAACTGCGCGGCGGAAGCCTCGGTATCTCAGCGCAAAAGCCCGTGGCGGAAAGGGTCTTCGTGCAAAAGGACGCCGCCTTCCTGCTCGCGCTCAAGGACCGGCGTGACGCCGACATGGCGGAGTTCGAAAAGGAGAAGGAGACTTTCATGAAGCAGGTGCTGGCGGAAAGCCGCCAGCGCCTGCTGGAAAAGCTCAAGGACGGCCTCAAGGCGAAGGCCAAGATCGAGCTCCGCATCGGCTCCCTCGAGGAGCTCTGA
- a CDS encoding histidine phosphatase family protein, protein MQIVLLRHAATDWNLEGRCQGSSDLELNATGIGQARAVAELLAGERIHAVYSSRLKRARQTAELVSRPHGLGVAVEEDLHELDHGQLEGLTFDDVKIRYSEFLERWRTEPAEIRVPGGEKLVEVAERAWNGLNRIVLRHRDEETLVVVSHHFPILGIVCRITGTDLNRYRTFRLEPCSLTRLNLSPARRWSITEMNGVPCAPGTPAQPLEG, encoded by the coding sequence GTGCAGATCGTGCTGTTGCGCCACGCCGCCACGGACTGGAATCTCGAGGGGCGCTGCCAGGGCAGCTCCGACCTCGAGCTCAACGCCACCGGCATCGGCCAGGCCCGGGCGGTCGCGGAGCTTCTGGCCGGGGAAAGAATCCATGCCGTCTACTCCAGCCGCCTCAAGCGGGCGCGCCAGACCGCCGAGCTCGTCAGCCGGCCTCACGGTCTTGGGGTCGCCGTTGAAGAGGATCTCCACGAGCTCGACCACGGGCAGCTTGAAGGGCTCACCTTCGACGACGTCAAGATCCGCTACTCGGAGTTCCTCGAGCGCTGGCGAACCGAACCGGCGGAAATCCGCGTCCCGGGCGGCGAAAAGCTGGTCGAGGTGGCGGAGCGCGCGTGGAACGGCTTGAACCGCATCGTTCTGCGCCACCGCGACGAGGAGACCCTGGTCGTGGTGAGCCATCATTTCCCCATTCTCGGCATCGTCTGCCGCATCACCGGCACCGATCTCAACCGCTACCGGACCTTTCGCCTCGAGCCCTGCAGCCTCACCCGCCTGAACCTCTCGCCGGCCCGTCGGTGGTCGATCACCGAGATGAACGGCGTCCCGTGTGCGCCGGGGACTCCGGCGCAGCCCCTGGAGGGCTAG